The DNA segment CAATATCACCAATATCGTATCGAATAAACGGATGCGCTTTGTTGAACAAAGAAGTGATTACTATTCGACCTGCTGCACCATACGGTAAAACATTATTTTCATCATCTAAAATTTCTACAAAAAGTGTTTCCGAATTCACTTGCCATTCGCCGTCAGGATTTTGAAAAGCAATCAAATCCAGTTCCGAAGCTCCGTATTCATTGACAACAGGAACTCCAAATTGTTTTTCTAAAAGGATTTTATCTTCATCAAAAAGCATTTCAGAAGTCACAACGCAGACTTTTAAAGTGGGGCAAATATCTTTTAAAACAATGTTTTTCTGCTGTAGAAATTTGGCAAACAAAACAATAGAACTCGTATAGCCATTGATATAATCGAATTTTTTGGTTTTAAATTTTGTTAAAAAACCTTCCAAAACTTTATCCGACAAATCGAAAATGGAGAATCGAAATCTATTGGTTAAAAAATCCTTAAAACGTTCTTTTCTATTACCAATAAAATCCAACGGAATTCCATAAAAACGAGCTTGGTAAGACGAATTAAAATCAATTCCGTGCCAGCCAAAACGATTGATGATATTCGCCCAAGTCAAGGCGTGCGAAAATTTGTCTTTGGCAAAAATAAAGGGATCACCACTGGAACCGGAAGTTTTGTTGACGTAAACATTTTTAATGTAAAACCCAGTTGAAAGCCTTTCAATCAAAGGTTTCTGAAAGTCTTTTTTGGTCATTACCGGCAAATCGTTCCAATTATTGAAAGTGGTTTTGCGAACGAGTTTTTGATAAGAGGAATTATTTTTTAAATGATACTCAACAATTTCTTGTTTTTTATTTTCAATAAAAGCTTCGAATTCTTGTTCTGGAATAGACTGGATTTTTCGCAATTCAGCTTTGGCTTCCTTCATCGGGAAACCATTTATTTGGAGCGAAAAATCGAAAAGTGGAAACATTTAGGCTACTTTTTGAACATTAAATCTTTTGATGGATTCCAGTTCTTGTTTTTTATTTTCTGTTTCTTCTTCTATGTCAAAATCATCTTGGAGACCTAACCAAAATTTGGCAGAATTTCCAAAATAGTGGCTTAATCGCAAAGCGGTATCGGCTGTTATTCTTCGGTTTCCTTTGATGATTTCAGAAATTCTGGTTTGCGGAATTTTCAAATCTTTGCACAAACGGTATGAGGTTATTTCCAAAGGAATGAGAAATTCCTCCAGCAAAATTTCGCCCGGATGTATGTTTTTAAGCTTTTCCATAATTTTTGGTTTTAATGATAATCAACAATTTATTTTTAGTCAAAAATCAAAGAGAGGAAAGATTAATCACGAATATATTTTACCAAAAATAATATTTACCAACAACTAATGACCAACAACCAACAACTTTTTGAAAATTAATTATTTTTTAAGTCTAAAAGCAATTATTTTTGCCAAACTTAATAACTACACGATGACAATTTTACTTTTAGGTTCTGGAGGAAGAGAACACGCTTTTGCTTGGAAAATGATTCAAAGTCCGCTTTGCGACAAACTTTTTGTGGCACCGGGAAATGCAGGAACGGCTTCGATAGCCAACAATGTTGACATCAGCCCGACTGATTTTGATGCCGTAAAAGCATTGGTTCTTCAGGAAAAAGTGGAAATGGTGGTTGTTGGACCAGAAGATCCATTGGTAAAAGGGATTTTCGACTTTTTCAAAAACGACATCGATTTAAAAGATATTCCAGTTATTGGACCATCAAAATTAGGAGCAACTCTTGAAGGAAGTAAAGAATTTGCCAAAGAATTTTTGATGAAACACAACATTCCAACGGCAGCTTACGATAGTTTCACGGCTGAAACGGTAGAAAAAGGATGTGATTTCCTAGAAACTTTGCAACCGCCTTATGTTTTGAAAGCCGATGGATTGGCAGCAGGAAAAGGAGTTTTAATCATTCACGATTTGGCGGAAGCCAAGGAAGAATTGAGAAATATGTTGGTGGGTCAAAAATTTGGTGAAGCCAGTTCCAAAGTGGTGATCGAAGAATTTTTGGACGGAATTGAATTGAGCTGTTTCGTATTGACCGACGGAAAAAGCTATAAAATATTGCCAACTGCCAAAGATTACAAACGCATTGGCGAAGGCGACACGGGTTTGAACACGGGTGGAATGGGAGCGGTTTCCCCGGTTCCTTATGTTGACGCGGTGTTGATGGAAAAAATTGAAACACGTATCGTTAAACCAACAATTGAAGGTTTCCAAAAAGATGGAATCGAATACAAAGGATTTGTGTTTATTGGATTAATCAACGTGAAAAACGAACCCATCGTAATTGAATATAACGTGAGAATGGGCGATCCAGAAACCGAAGTGGTGGTCCCAAGAATGAAATCGGATTTGGTGGAATTGTTTTTGGCTGTGGCCAATGAAAAACTGGACGAATTCGAACTGGAAATTGACGAAAGAAGCGCCACGACAATTGTGGTGGTTTCTGGCGGTTATCCAGAAGATTTCGAGAAAGGAAAAGTAATTTCGGGCTTGGAAACCATTGAAGATTCGATTGTTTTTCACGCCGGAACAAAACTGGATAACGGAAATGTAGTTTCTAATGGAGGAAGAGTTTTAACGGTGACTTCGTTTGGAGACAACTTCGAAGAGGCCATAAAAAAATCTTACCAAAATATAGACAAGCTGCATTTTGATAAGATGTATTTTAGAAAAGATATTGGAAACGACCTTAAATAATTTAAAGACCTCTTATTCCCCTTTAGGGGTTAGGGGCTTTATTTCAAGAAAGAGTGGGCGGTAGTATCTTGGTTTTCCTCTCCTTTTTCGTCGTACATTTTTAATTGTTTACACCAATATACGATGGCAACTGCACAAATGGCCATAAAAATCCAGTTAAGAAGATTAGCGGCAAACCAGTGAGTAAGCTCTAATTCTCTTAGAAAATTGTGTAGTGCGAAAAAAATGTTTTCAAATAACCATTGAATTCCTTCAAAAAATGCTCTCATCTTTGTACAAGTATTATATTTACAATCGCAAAAGTATAAAATATCCTTATGATTACAAGTGTTTTTAAAAAATCTACACCATTAAATTTAATTTTGGTTGTGTTTTTAATGCTGGTTTTCTTTTTATTGTACCAAATTCAAGATTTATCTTGGACCGATTCTGTTGTTGGCATTTTTCAAAAATCAGGATTATTCATCCTTTTGTTGAGTTCTGTTTTTATTACAAATTTCGTTGCCAAGAGAAACGGATTGAGCAAAGACAGTAGCTACACAATTTTTTTCTATTTTTTGTTTCTCTTATTTTTCCCTTCGGTACTGAATAATGTGAATCTGGTTGCATCCAATTTTTTTATTCTTTTGGCACTTCGCAGATTAATTTCGTTGCAATCCTTGAAAGCTTCGAAAGAGAAAATATTTGATGCCTCGTTATGGATTTTTGTGGCTTCGTTATTTCACTTTTGGAGTATTTTGTATATTATTTTGGTATTTATTTCCATAATTTTCCATGTTTCCAGAGATTACAGAAACTGGGTTTTGCCTTTTATAGCCCTTTTTTCGGTGGCAATTATCGCCTCGCTTTTTTCCGTAATTTTCGATACAAGTATCATTGAATTTGTAAAAACGCACGCAACGATTAATTTCAAATTGGATTATTTTACCAATAATTATCAAAATGGAGCTTTTTCCATTTACATAACGATAGCTTTATTTTTTGTAATTTCTATGTTAGGATCACTTTCTAACAGACCATTGTTGTTGCATTCGTCTTATAAAAAAATCATAAGTTCCTTCTTTATTGGAATCGTGATTTTCGCTGTTTCAGCAAACAAAAGCAATGATTTGTTGCTGTTTACCTTTGCACCATTGGCAATGATGGCCACAAGCCACATCGAAATTAAGCAAGTACAATTGAAGCAGGAAATGGTTTTGGGCGTATTGATTCTTTGCAGTTTGTTTGCGTTTTTCTCCCAATTATAGTTTCTGCCACAAAGCCGCAAAGACTCAAAGTTTAGTTAAAACTGCTGTTTTCGATACTTTAGCATCGAATGAATTAGCTAGAGTCTTTTGGATTTGATTTTTCTTTGTGACTTAGAGACTTAGAGGCAATTATAATTTATTTCCATAAGCCAAATCGCCGGCATCACCCAATCCCGGAACGATATATTTTTTCTCGTTCAATTTTTCGTCCAAAGCGGCAATCCAAAGATGGCAGGAATCCGGCAAATGTTCCTCAAGATAGGCAATGCCTTCCGGCGCGGCAATGATTACGGCAACGTGAATTTCTTTAGGAGTTCCTTTTTCCATCAATTTGTTGAAGACGGCAACAATGGATTGTCCCGTGGCCAGCATTGGGTCAAGCAACAACAAGTTTTTGTTTTCGATGTCGGCGACCGCCTGGTATTCCACCAAAATATCGAAATAATCATCGTTGTTCGGATGATGTCTATAAGCCGAAATAAATCCGTTTTCGGCGCTGTCAAAATAATTCAGAAAACCTTGATGTAAAGTTAAACCGGCTCTCAAAATCGAGCACAACACCAATTGATCCGCAATTTCGGTGGTTTTCTTGATGCCAAGCGGCGTTTGGATTTCGACGTTTTTGTAATGTAAATTTTTACTTAATTCATAAGCCATTACTTCGCCAATACGTTCAATATTTCTTCGAAAACGCATACTGTCGTTGTGGACATTCACGTTCCTGATTTGGCCCAAAAAATGATTCAGGACGCTGTTGTTTTCGGATAAATGATGAATTTGCATGGCTTGATGTAGATTTAGAATTTAGATGCTTAAACTTTGAAAGTTTTTTCAAACTATAAATGTATAAAAAAGTATCTTTGTCTTTTAAAATATAAAAGATATGTTTTCAAAATTAGCGTATTCCGTTTTCGAACAAAGTATCCAGGATTATCATCAATTTGATAATGTGGACCAACCGATAAACAATCCTTTTCCAAAGGAAAAAATCGAACATTTATTATACCTGAAAAACTGGATTGACACCGTGCAATGGCATTTCGAGGATATCATTCGCGATCCCAATATTGACCCGGTTGCGGCATTGACCTTGAAAAGAAGAATTGATGCTTCGAATCAAGAACGTACCGACATGGTGGAATATATTGACGGCTATTTTCTTCAAAAATACAGCCACGTCAAGGTAAAAGACGATGCCAAAATCAATTCTGAAAGTCCTGCTTGGGCATTCGACAGATTGTCTATTTTGGCCTTGAAAATTTATCACATGCAGGAAGAAGCCACTCGTGCCGAAGCCTCGCAAGACCACAGAGACAAATGTCAAGCCAAATTGAACGTGTTGTTGGAACAAAGAACCGATTTGTCCACCGCAATCGAAGATTTGTTGACCGACATCGAAAACGGCGACAAGTTCATGAAAGTGTACAAACAAATGAAAATGTACAACGACGATGATTTGAATCCTGTTTTGTACCAAAACAAGAAATAAGAAACTATATTTTGAACCATTAAGGGATTAAGAAAATTAAGTAAAACTTGATGAGCCTTAATCTCTTAATGGTTTTTAAACATTAATTCATTGTCCAAAAAAATCCAACATATAGCCGTCATGAGACTTTCCGCAATGGGAGATGTCGCCATGACGGTTCCTGTTTTAAGGGCTTTTGTCCAGCAAAATCCCGAAGTGAAAATCACGGTGGTTTCCCGACCGTTTTTCAAACCCTTTTTTGAGGGAATTCCCAATCTTTCTTTCTTTGCTTTCGACGAAAAACAACGCCATAAAGGATTTCTGGGATTGTTGCGATTGTTCCAAGATTTGAAAGCCTTACACATCGACGCTTTTGCCGATTTACACAACGTTTTGCGCTCCAAAGTGGTTCGAACGCTTTTTGCCTGGAGCGGAAAAAAAACAGCTTCAGTCGATAAAGGAAGGGAAAAAAAAGCAGCTTTAACGCGTGCCGAAAACAAGATTTTCAAACCCTTGACCACAATGTTCGAAAGACATGTCAAAGTGTTTCAACAACTTGGTTTTAGGGTAGATTTATCGAATCCTATATTTCCGAAAAAAACAGTTTTGGGTAAGGAATTAATTCAATTAATTGGAGATAACAACCAAAAACTAATCGGGATTGCGCCTTTTGCACAATACGATTCCAAGGTCTATCCCCTGGATTTGATGCAAGAAGTTATCAATAGATTAGCTTCGACTAAAACCCATAAAATCCTGCTTTTTGGCGGTGGAAAAAAGGAAATCGAACTACTGGATTCGCTTTCAAAAGACAAAGAAAACGTGGTTGTCGTTGCCGGGAAAATCAAGTTTCATCAAGAATTGCAACTCATCAGCAATCTCGACGTGATGCTCTCCATGGATTCCGGGAATGCGCATATTGCGGCAATGTTGGGCGTAAAAGTCATCACGATTTGGGGAGCGACACATCCTTTTTCCGGTTTTTCGCCTTTCAATCAACCTTTAGGAAATGCTTTGACCGCAGATAGAAATTTGTTTCCAAAATTGCCTACTTCGGTTTATGGGAATAAAATTGTCGAAGGCTATGAAGATGCAATGAGGACTATTGGTGTGGAGAAAGTAGTGTTCAGTGTTCAGTCTCAATAAACTGAAACTAACTTATAGCCAAATCTTCTCGTCCTGGCAACGTTTCAAAATATAACTTTTTAAGTTCGAAATAGTTTCTTGGTAAGCGGGTGCTTCGAAGCCAAAACGCTCGTGTTCCATTTGTTCTTTTTCGATGGCGTTGCAGCCCTTGATGACTTCTTTGAGCATATCGAGCATCGCTAATTCTTTGTTGTTGGTTTTCTGGAATTTGAACTCCACGATTTCATCCTGCAATTGCTCGCAATACTCCAAAAGTTGTGCTACTTCAGGTTCGTCCAGAAGGGAAGGATTGGTTTTGAATATTTCTCGGGTGGATTTCATATCAGCTGATGTGGACATTTATTAAACTAGTAATGGCGAATAGCATAAAGCACTTTTTTTAATTTTCAACATTCTGGTGCTAGAGCGGGTTTGGGAACTAAATTAAGCCCTATTTTCGGATTTGCCAAATATGTTCCCAGATACAAAACCATTTTTCCATTAGCCTATTGGCCAAATCTGTTGTAGTAGATGTGAAGACTAAATCCTATTGTTATTCTCTCTCCAAACTTTAGAACAACTCTATGGTGTGTGTGAATGTGTTTTTTTCTTTGTGGTGGTTTTTTGAGTTTTCTTTTTAAATGCTGATGCGAGAATATAACTTTCGGATGGAAGAATATGATTTACAAAGGCTCTAATATAACTTTCAGGTGGAAGAATATAATTTGCAAAGGCTCTAATATAGTTTACAAAGGCTCTAATATGATTTACAAAGGCAAGAATACAACTTTTGGATGCTCCAATATAGTTTTATGATGGAAGAATATAAAAACATCCTAATTTTCGTTCTCCATAATTAACGCATCAACTTCGAGTTTTAATTTTGGAAGATGATTGGTTAGTATTGACCAAATATTCTCGTCAGAAATATTGTCATAGGCATGAATAACTTGATTTCGCAGCCCAATAATTGCTTTGGCATTACTAATTTTTATAGTAAATGAATTGTCTCGAGTTATTATTCTGTTTACTGCTTCACCAATAATTTCAAGATTTCTTTCGACCGCTCTTTTAAGCATTAAGTTATTTTTGTACTTGAAAAAATCTTTTTCTTCTTCTATGAAAAAGCTGTCGATTTCTTCAATGCACATTTTAATATCGTAAAGCCATTTAAGAATTCTTTCATCCATAAATAAGCTCTTTAGATTTGTTTATGGAGTTTATTAAAATTGGATTTCTAAGAGTTTGTTCTTCAACTAAGTCAATTTCACGCCCAAAAAGTTTTTCTAAATCTTCTTTGAAATCCATATAGTTATCAAAATACTTCGATAACTCAATGGATTTAAATTTTACGAGAAGATCAATATCACTTTCTTTATTGAAGTTAGAATTCAGTGCCGAACCAAATAGATACATCTTTTCGACATTGTACATTGTACAAAGCCTTTTTAAATCTTCAATATTTCGGTCAACTATTCCCATTAAGCAAATTTAGGTAAAAAAAGTTCTATTCTGTACGGGTGCCAAAATAAT comes from the Flavobacterium limnophilum genome and includes:
- a CDS encoding phenylacetate--CoA ligase family protein — its product is MFPLFDFSLQINGFPMKEAKAELRKIQSIPEQEFEAFIENKKQEIVEYHLKNNSSYQKLVRKTTFNNWNDLPVMTKKDFQKPLIERLSTGFYIKNVYVNKTSGSSGDPFIFAKDKFSHALTWANIINRFGWHGIDFNSSYQARFYGIPLDFIGNRKERFKDFLTNRFRFSIFDLSDKVLEGFLTKFKTKKFDYINGYTSSIVLFAKFLQQKNIVLKDICPTLKVCVVTSEMLFDEDKILLEKQFGVPVVNEYGASELDLIAFQNPDGEWQVNSETLFVEILDDENNVLPYGAAGRIVITSLFNKAHPFIRYDIGDIGILDEKSTPKKPILQQLIGRTNDIAILPSGKKSPGLTFYYVTKSIIEDDGNVKEFVIKQTKIDTFEIEYVSKTELNWEQIQKIEAAIALYLEKGLVFTFTRKEKLERSKSGKLKQFVSNLTPTLSKGEGVVSK
- a CDS encoding HigA family addiction module antitoxin; protein product: MEKLKNIHPGEILLEEFLIPLEITSYRLCKDLKIPQTRISEIIKGNRRITADTALRLSHYFGNSAKFWLGLQDDFDIEEETENKKQELESIKRFNVQKVA
- the purD gene encoding phosphoribosylamine--glycine ligase; amino-acid sequence: MTILLLGSGGREHAFAWKMIQSPLCDKLFVAPGNAGTASIANNVDISPTDFDAVKALVLQEKVEMVVVGPEDPLVKGIFDFFKNDIDLKDIPVIGPSKLGATLEGSKEFAKEFLMKHNIPTAAYDSFTAETVEKGCDFLETLQPPYVLKADGLAAGKGVLIIHDLAEAKEELRNMLVGQKFGEASSKVVIEEFLDGIELSCFVLTDGKSYKILPTAKDYKRIGEGDTGLNTGGMGAVSPVPYVDAVLMEKIETRIVKPTIEGFQKDGIEYKGFVFIGLINVKNEPIVIEYNVRMGDPETEVVVPRMKSDLVELFLAVANEKLDEFELEIDERSATTIVVVSGGYPEDFEKGKVISGLETIEDSIVFHAGTKLDNGNVVSNGGRVLTVTSFGDNFEEAIKKSYQNIDKLHFDKMYFRKDIGNDLK
- a CDS encoding DUF6341 family protein → MRAFFEGIQWLFENIFFALHNFLRELELTHWFAANLLNWIFMAICAVAIVYWCKQLKMYDEKGEENQDTTAHSFLK
- a CDS encoding DUF6427 family protein encodes the protein MITSVFKKSTPLNLILVVFLMLVFFLLYQIQDLSWTDSVVGIFQKSGLFILLLSSVFITNFVAKRNGLSKDSSYTIFFYFLFLLFFPSVLNNVNLVASNFFILLALRRLISLQSLKASKEKIFDASLWIFVASLFHFWSILYIILVFISIIFHVSRDYRNWVLPFIALFSVAIIASLFSVIFDTSIIEFVKTHATINFKLDYFTNNYQNGAFSIYITIALFFVISMLGSLSNRPLLLHSSYKKIISSFFIGIVIFAVSANKSNDLLLFTFAPLAMMATSHIEIKQVQLKQEMVLGVLILCSLFAFFSQL
- the upp gene encoding uracil phosphoribosyltransferase — protein: MQIHHLSENNSVLNHFLGQIRNVNVHNDSMRFRRNIERIGEVMAYELSKNLHYKNVEIQTPLGIKKTTEIADQLVLCSILRAGLTLHQGFLNYFDSAENGFISAYRHHPNNDDYFDILVEYQAVADIENKNLLLLDPMLATGQSIVAVFNKLMEKGTPKEIHVAVIIAAPEGIAYLEEHLPDSCHLWIAALDEKLNEKKYIVPGLGDAGDLAYGNKL
- a CDS encoding DUF4254 domain-containing protein — its product is MFSKLAYSVFEQSIQDYHQFDNVDQPINNPFPKEKIEHLLYLKNWIDTVQWHFEDIIRDPNIDPVAALTLKRRIDASNQERTDMVEYIDGYFLQKYSHVKVKDDAKINSESPAWAFDRLSILALKIYHMQEEATRAEASQDHRDKCQAKLNVLLEQRTDLSTAIEDLLTDIENGDKFMKVYKQMKMYNDDDLNPVLYQNKK
- a CDS encoding glycosyltransferase family 9 protein, whose translation is MRLSAMGDVAMTVPVLRAFVQQNPEVKITVVSRPFFKPFFEGIPNLSFFAFDEKQRHKGFLGLLRLFQDLKALHIDAFADLHNVLRSKVVRTLFAWSGKKTASVDKGREKKAALTRAENKIFKPLTTMFERHVKVFQQLGFRVDLSNPIFPKKTVLGKELIQLIGDNNQKLIGIAPFAQYDSKVYPLDLMQEVINRLASTKTHKILLFGGGKKEIELLDSLSKDKENVVVVAGKIKFHQELQLISNLDVMLSMDSGNAHIAAMLGVKVITIWGATHPFSGFSPFNQPLGNALTADRNLFPKLPTSVYGNKIVEGYEDAMRTIGVEKVVFSVQSQ
- a CDS encoding HepT-like ribonuclease domain-containing protein; translation: MDERILKWLYDIKMCIEEIDSFFIEEEKDFFKYKNNLMLKRAVERNLEIIGEAVNRIITRDNSFTIKISNAKAIIGLRNQVIHAYDNISDENIWSILTNHLPKLKLEVDALIMENEN
- a CDS encoding nucleotidyltransferase family protein — encoded protein: MGIVDRNIEDLKRLCTMYNVEKMYLFGSALNSNFNKESDIDLLVKFKSIELSKYFDNYMDFKEDLEKLFGREIDLVEEQTLRNPILINSINKSKELIYG